Proteins found in one Hyla sarda isolate aHylSar1 chromosome 7, aHylSar1.hap1, whole genome shotgun sequence genomic segment:
- the C3AR1 gene encoding C3a anaphylatoxin chemotactic receptor isoform X2 has translation MDFGTEYARFWVTRMFNGSDENPGFPHPHSQMTAFTTLAYTFTFLLGVPGNIMVLWVTGVKMKRTVNTIWFWNLAVADIMCCLSLPFSAIQLYYNEWLYGAALCKIIPAIVILNMFASIFTLVAISIDRCVQVVLPVWAQNHRSLRMAWFICLVIWILSFIMSMPAFLYRHLSTDHNITSCEHQFGGHDDAIYEDAVDSIDFVYNGFFSHNESDVSSTIGLELPDFGLHTHISNAEVTVTVSRMLFGFLFPLLIIAACYIRLALKVQNSRFLKVGRKTTKVVWCIILAFCFTWAPYHIIGMVLLYVQNPITKNLNDISVALAFCNSCINPVLYVFMGKDFKTKMKQSLRQLMESAFSEEVTKTTEHSRMRSSIQNSLDV, from the coding sequence GTAACCAGGATGTTCAATGGAAGTGATGAGAATCCAGGCTTTCCACACCCTCATAGCCAAATGACTGCGTTCACAACGCTGGCTTATACGTTCACCTTTTTGCTGGGAGTCCCCGGCAATATTATGGTGCTTTGGGTCACTGGTGTGAAGATGAAGAGGACGGTGAACACCATTTGGTTCTGGAACCTTGCTGTGGCTGACATCATGTGCTGTTTGTCTCTTCCATTCTCCGCCATCCAGTTATATTACAATGAATGGTTATATGGTGCTGCGCTCTGCAAGATTATCCCGGCCATAGTCATCCTGAACATGTTCGCCAGCATCTTCACCTTGGTGGCCATCAGCATTGATCGTTGTGTTCAGGTAGTCCTGCCCGTGTGGGCCCAGAATCACCGCAGCCTACGCATGGCTTGGTTCATCTGCCTGGTTATTTGGATATTATCATTCATTATGTCAATGCCCGCCTTTCTCTACAGACACTTGTCCACAGATCACAACATCACCAGCTGCGAGCACCAGTTCGGTGGCCATGATGACGCCATTTATGAAGATGCTGTGGATTCCATTGACTTTGTTTACAATGGCTTCTTCAGTCACAATGAATCTGATGTTTCCTCAACCATTGGTCTTGAACTCCCTGACTTTGGTCTGCACACGCACATCTCTAATGCTGAAGTTACCGTCACAGTTTCACGTATGTTATTCGGGTTCTTGTTCCCTCTCTTGATCATTGCTGCTTGTTACATTCGTCTGGCTCTTAAAGTACAAAATAGCAGGTTCCTCAAGGTGGGCAGAAAAACGACCAAGGTGGTATGGTGCATCATCTTAGCCTTTTGCTTTACCTGGGCGCCCTACCACATCATCGGCATGGTACTATTGTACGTTCAGAACCCAATTACGAAAAATCTGAATGACATCTCTGTGGCTTTGGCGTTCTGCAACAGTTGCATCAACCCAGTGCTCTACGTCTTCATGGGCAAAGACTTCAAGACCAAGATGAAACAGTCTTTGCGGCAGCTCATGGAAAGCGCCTTCAGCGAAGAAGTCACTAAAACCACTGAACATAGCAGGATGAGAAGCTCCATCCAAAACAGTTTAGACGTCTGA
- the C3AR1 gene encoding C3a anaphylatoxin chemotactic receptor isoform X1, with the protein MTTDHRHCYHHKPRQERILLQVTRMFNGSDENPGFPHPHSQMTAFTTLAYTFTFLLGVPGNIMVLWVTGVKMKRTVNTIWFWNLAVADIMCCLSLPFSAIQLYYNEWLYGAALCKIIPAIVILNMFASIFTLVAISIDRCVQVVLPVWAQNHRSLRMAWFICLVIWILSFIMSMPAFLYRHLSTDHNITSCEHQFGGHDDAIYEDAVDSIDFVYNGFFSHNESDVSSTIGLELPDFGLHTHISNAEVTVTVSRMLFGFLFPLLIIAACYIRLALKVQNSRFLKVGRKTTKVVWCIILAFCFTWAPYHIIGMVLLYVQNPITKNLNDISVALAFCNSCINPVLYVFMGKDFKTKMKQSLRQLMESAFSEEVTKTTEHSRMRSSIQNSLDV; encoded by the coding sequence GTAACCAGGATGTTCAATGGAAGTGATGAGAATCCAGGCTTTCCACACCCTCATAGCCAAATGACTGCGTTCACAACGCTGGCTTATACGTTCACCTTTTTGCTGGGAGTCCCCGGCAATATTATGGTGCTTTGGGTCACTGGTGTGAAGATGAAGAGGACGGTGAACACCATTTGGTTCTGGAACCTTGCTGTGGCTGACATCATGTGCTGTTTGTCTCTTCCATTCTCCGCCATCCAGTTATATTACAATGAATGGTTATATGGTGCTGCGCTCTGCAAGATTATCCCGGCCATAGTCATCCTGAACATGTTCGCCAGCATCTTCACCTTGGTGGCCATCAGCATTGATCGTTGTGTTCAGGTAGTCCTGCCCGTGTGGGCCCAGAATCACCGCAGCCTACGCATGGCTTGGTTCATCTGCCTGGTTATTTGGATATTATCATTCATTATGTCAATGCCCGCCTTTCTCTACAGACACTTGTCCACAGATCACAACATCACCAGCTGCGAGCACCAGTTCGGTGGCCATGATGACGCCATTTATGAAGATGCTGTGGATTCCATTGACTTTGTTTACAATGGCTTCTTCAGTCACAATGAATCTGATGTTTCCTCAACCATTGGTCTTGAACTCCCTGACTTTGGTCTGCACACGCACATCTCTAATGCTGAAGTTACCGTCACAGTTTCACGTATGTTATTCGGGTTCTTGTTCCCTCTCTTGATCATTGCTGCTTGTTACATTCGTCTGGCTCTTAAAGTACAAAATAGCAGGTTCCTCAAGGTGGGCAGAAAAACGACCAAGGTGGTATGGTGCATCATCTTAGCCTTTTGCTTTACCTGGGCGCCCTACCACATCATCGGCATGGTACTATTGTACGTTCAGAACCCAATTACGAAAAATCTGAATGACATCTCTGTGGCTTTGGCGTTCTGCAACAGTTGCATCAACCCAGTGCTCTACGTCTTCATGGGCAAAGACTTCAAGACCAAGATGAAACAGTCTTTGCGGCAGCTCATGGAAAGCGCCTTCAGCGAAGAAGTCACTAAAACCACTGAACATAGCAGGATGAGAAGCTCCATCCAAAACAGTTTAGACGTCTGA